In one Pseudomonas tensinigenes genomic region, the following are encoded:
- a CDS encoding gamma-butyrobetaine hydroxylase-like domain-containing protein, with translation MIPTDIKLHKASKTLTLTYASGEEYTLPAEFLRVHSPSAEVQGHGKPILQFGKLNVGLSKLEPAGHYALKLTFDDGHDSGLFTWDYLYELGRRHDALWADYLAELKAAGKTRDPNESIVKLML, from the coding sequence ATGATTCCCACCGACATCAAACTGCACAAAGCCTCGAAAACCCTGACGCTCACCTACGCGTCCGGCGAGGAGTACACCCTGCCCGCCGAGTTTCTGCGCGTGCATTCCCCCTCCGCCGAGGTTCAGGGCCACGGCAAACCGATCCTGCAATTCGGCAAGCTCAACGTCGGTCTGAGCAAGCTGGAACCGGCCGGTCACTACGCACTGAAACTGACCTTCGACGACGGTCACGACAGCGGCTTGTTCACCTGGGATTATCTCTACGAGCTGGGGCGACGTCATGACGCACTCTGGGCCGATTATCTGGCCGAGCTCAAAGCTGCCGGAAAAACCCGCGACCCGAACGAGTCGATCGTCAAGCTGATGCTCTAG
- a CDS encoding ubiquinone biosynthesis accessory factor UbiJ: protein MLLTGLLASVELGLNRVLRLDSTALPRLAHLTGKVIAVDCRSPALQLFILPSDEGLMLASHWETGVDCTLRAPASSLIKLAVSKDKTAVLHAPEVELDGDSGVLLELAGVLQDLELDWEYELSRWLGPVATQLVGGHLRSRARWYQQGFASLNQNLAEYLAEESRTLVGQREAEARFSELDRIKLDLERLEARFERLSRSLDPSDNA from the coding sequence ATGTTGCTCACCGGGCTGCTCGCCAGCGTTGAACTCGGCCTCAACCGGGTGCTGCGTCTCGACAGCACGGCGTTGCCGCGGCTGGCGCATTTGACTGGCAAGGTGATTGCCGTCGACTGCCGCAGCCCGGCGCTGCAACTGTTCATCCTGCCGAGCGACGAAGGTCTGATGCTGGCCTCGCACTGGGAAACCGGCGTCGACTGCACCCTGCGTGCGCCGGCCTCGAGCCTGATCAAACTGGCCGTGAGCAAAGACAAGACCGCGGTGTTGCACGCCCCGGAAGTCGAGCTCGATGGCGACAGCGGCGTGCTGCTGGAGCTGGCGGGTGTCCTGCAAGACCTTGAGCTGGACTGGGAGTACGAACTCTCGCGCTGGCTCGGCCCGGTCGCCACGCAACTGGTCGGTGGCCATCTGCGCAGCCGCGCACGCTGGTATCAACAAGGATTTGCCAGCCTCAACCAGAACCTCGCCGAATACCTCGCCGAAGAATCGCGCACCCTTGTCGGGCAGCGCGAAGCCGAAGCGCGGTTCAGCGAACTGGACCGGATCAAACTTGATCTGGAACGTCTCGAGGCGCGTTTCGAGCGCCTTTCCCGATCCCTCGACCCAAGCGATAACGCATGA
- the phaC gene encoding class II poly(R)-hydroxyalkanoic acid synthase, whose protein sequence is MSNKNNDDLKYQASENTLGLNPVVGLRGKDLLASARMVLKQAIRQPIHSVKHVTHFGLELKNVLFGKSELQPAGDDRRFADPAWSQNPLYKRYLQTYLAWRKELHAWIDDSSLSPKDIARGHFVINLMTEAMAPTNTAANPAAVKRFFETGGKSLLDGLSHLAKDLVHNGGMPSQVNMGAFEVGKSLGVTEGAVVFRNDVLELIQYKPITEQVHERPLLVVPPQINKFYVFDLSPDKSLARFCLRNNVQTFIVSWRNPTKAQREWGLSTYIDALKEAVDVVTAITGSKDVNMLGACSGGITCTALLGHYAAIGEKKVNALTLLVSVLDTTLDSDVALFVDEQTLETAKRHSYQAGVLEGKDMAKVFAWMRPNDLIWNYWVNNYLLGNEPPVFDILFWNNDTTRLPAAFHGDLIEMFKNNPLIRPNALEVCGTPIDLKQVTADIFSLAGTNDHITPWKSCYKSAQLFGGKVEFVLSSSGHIQSILNPPGNPKSRYMTSEEVAANADEWQENSTKHTDSWWLYWQTWQAERSGNLKKAPVKLGNKAYPAGEASPGTYVHER, encoded by the coding sequence ATGAGTAACAAGAATAACGATGACCTGAAGTACCAAGCCTCGGAAAACACCCTGGGGCTTAATCCCGTCGTTGGGCTACGCGGAAAGGATCTGCTGGCCTCTGCTCGTATGGTGCTGAAACAGGCCATCAGACAACCGATCCATAGCGTCAAGCACGTCACCCATTTCGGCCTCGAACTGAAGAACGTGTTGTTCGGCAAATCCGAACTGCAACCGGCTGGCGATGACCGTCGCTTCGCTGATCCTGCGTGGAGCCAGAACCCGCTCTACAAACGTTATCTGCAAACCTACCTGGCGTGGCGCAAGGAACTCCATGCCTGGATTGATGACAGCAGTCTCTCCCCCAAAGACATCGCCCGCGGCCACTTCGTCATCAACCTGATGACCGAAGCCATGGCCCCGACCAACACTGCTGCCAACCCGGCCGCGGTAAAACGCTTTTTCGAAACCGGCGGCAAGAGCCTGCTCGATGGCCTCTCGCATCTGGCCAAGGATCTGGTACATAACGGCGGCATGCCGAGCCAGGTCAACATGGGCGCGTTCGAGGTCGGCAAGAGCCTCGGTGTCACCGAAGGCGCGGTGGTGTTTCGCAACGACGTGCTGGAGCTGATCCAGTACAAGCCGATCACCGAGCAAGTCCACGAGCGTCCATTGCTGGTGGTGCCGCCGCAGATCAACAAGTTCTACGTATTCGATTTGAGCCCGGACAAGAGTCTGGCGCGCTTCTGCCTGCGCAATAACGTGCAGACGTTTATCGTCAGCTGGCGCAACCCGACCAAGGCGCAGCGTGAGTGGGGCCTGTCGACCTACATCGATGCGCTGAAAGAAGCGGTCGACGTGGTCACCGCGATCACCGGCAGCAAAGACGTGAACATGCTCGGCGCCTGCTCCGGCGGCATCACCTGCACCGCCCTGCTCGGCCACTACGCGGCGATCGGCGAGAAGAAGGTCAATGCCCTCACGCTGCTGGTCAGCGTGCTCGACACGACCCTGGACAGCGACGTCGCCCTGTTCGTCGACGAGCAGACCCTGGAGACCGCCAAGCGCCACTCGTATCAGGCCGGCGTGCTCGAAGGCAAAGACATGGCCAAGGTCTTCGCGTGGATGCGCCCCAACGATCTGATCTGGAACTACTGGGTCAACAACTACCTGCTCGGCAACGAGCCTCCGGTGTTCGACATCCTGTTCTGGAACAACGACACCACCCGGTTGCCCGCCGCGTTCCACGGCGACCTGATCGAGATGTTCAAAAACAACCCACTGATTCGCCCGAATGCACTGGAAGTGTGCGGCACACCGATCGACCTCAAGCAGGTCACGGCCGACATCTTCTCGCTGGCTGGCACCAACGACCACATCACGCCGTGGAAGTCCTGCTACAAGTCGGCGCAATTGTTCGGTGGCAAGGTGGAGTTCGTGCTGTCGAGCAGCGGGCATATCCAGAGCATCCTGAACCCGCCGGGCAACCCGAAATCGCGCTACATGACCAGCGAAGAAGTGGCTGCCAATGCCGATGAATGGCAAGAGAACTCGACCAAGCACACCGACTCCTGGTGGCTGTACTGGCAGACGTGGCAGGCCGAGCGCTCGGGCAACCTGAAAAAGGCCCCGGTGAAACTGGGCAACAAGGCGTATCCGGCGGGTGAAGCATCGCCGGGCACTTACGTTCACGAAAGATAG
- the ubiB gene encoding ubiquinone biosynthesis regulatory protein kinase UbiB, translated as MKLLAVRRLLRIQSVVIRYRLDDLLFDLPLPWFLLALRYVLPWRWFPRKPLDLSRGARLRLALQDLGPIFIKFGQILSTRRDLLPEDIADELMRLQDRVPPFDSQLSIKLIEEQLGKKISDVFSRFDVEPLASASVAQVHAAQLKTGEEVVVKVIRPGLKPIIAQDLAWLFILARAAEKLSADARLLHPVDVVQDYEKTIYDELDLLREAANASQLKRNFEGSPLLYVPQVYWDWCRPKVLVMERIYGIQVTDLATLADQRTDMKMLAERGVEIFFTQVFRDSFFHADMHPGNIFVSTVNPWSPQYIAIDCGIVGSLTPEDQDYLARNLFAFFKRDYRRVAQLHIDSGWVPAETKLNEFEAAIRTVCEPIFEKPLKDISFGQVLMRLFQTARRFNMEVQPQLVLLQKTLLNIEGLGRQLYPELDLWNTAQPFLERWMRERVSPKALLGNVQSQLEQLPHLANMARDLLERMSQPHAYDPPPPWHKRKDGWFLRLLGCAHLAGGVILAIGGPLHELGHWPAGIMVAVGLYLVVRR; from the coding sequence ATGAAGCTGCTCGCCGTCCGCCGTCTGTTGCGCATCCAGTCTGTCGTGATCCGCTACCGCCTCGATGACCTGCTGTTCGATCTGCCGCTGCCCTGGTTTCTCCTGGCGCTGCGCTATGTGCTGCCGTGGCGCTGGTTCCCGCGCAAGCCGCTGGACCTGAGCCGGGGCGCACGTTTGCGTCTGGCGTTGCAGGATCTCGGGCCGATTTTCATCAAGTTCGGGCAAATCCTTTCGACCCGCCGCGATCTGCTGCCGGAAGACATCGCCGATGAGCTGATGCGCTTGCAGGACCGCGTGCCGCCGTTCGATTCGCAGCTGTCGATCAAGCTGATCGAAGAACAGCTGGGCAAGAAAATCAGCGACGTGTTCAGCCGTTTCGACGTCGAACCGCTGGCTTCGGCCTCGGTGGCGCAGGTGCATGCCGCGCAGCTGAAAACCGGCGAAGAAGTGGTGGTCAAGGTGATCCGGCCGGGCCTGAAGCCGATCATCGCGCAGGATCTGGCGTGGCTGTTCATCCTCGCCCGCGCCGCTGAAAAACTCTCTGCCGACGCACGTCTGCTGCACCCGGTCGACGTGGTCCAGGACTACGAAAAAACCATCTACGACGAATTGGATCTGCTGCGCGAAGCGGCCAACGCCAGCCAGTTGAAGCGTAACTTCGAAGGTTCGCCGCTGCTCTACGTGCCGCAAGTCTATTGGGACTGGTGCCGGCCGAAAGTGCTGGTGATGGAGCGTATCTACGGCATTCAGGTCACCGATCTGGCAACCCTCGCCGACCAGCGCACCGACATGAAAATGCTTGCCGAACGCGGTGTGGAGATCTTCTTCACCCAAGTGTTCCGCGACAGTTTCTTCCACGCCGACATGCACCCGGGCAACATCTTCGTCAGCACCGTCAATCCGTGGAGCCCGCAGTACATCGCGATCGACTGCGGCATCGTCGGCAGCCTGACCCCGGAAGACCAGGATTATCTGGCGCGCAACCTGTTCGCCTTCTTCAAGCGTGACTACCGTCGCGTGGCGCAGTTGCATATCGATTCTGGCTGGGTGCCGGCGGAAACCAAACTCAACGAATTCGAAGCGGCGATACGTACGGTATGCGAACCGATCTTCGAAAAACCGTTAAAAGATATTTCATTTGGCCAGGTGCTGATGCGCCTGTTCCAGACCGCGCGGCGCTTCAACATGGAAGTGCAGCCGCAACTGGTGCTGCTGCAAAAGACCCTGCTGAACATCGAAGGTCTTGGCCGTCAGCTGTATCCGGAGCTGGATCTGTGGAACACCGCGCAGCCGTTTCTGGAGCGCTGGATGCGCGAGCGCGTCAGCCCGAAAGCCTTGCTGGGCAATGTGCAGAGCCAGTTGGAGCAACTGCCGCACCTGGCGAATATGGCCCGTGATCTGCTCGAGCGCATGTCCCAGCCGCACGCCTACGACCCGCCTCCGCCATGGCATAAACGCAAGGACGGCTGGTTCCTGCGCTTGCTCGGTTGCGCGCATCTGGCCGGCGGGGTGATCCTTGCCATCGGTGGCCCGCTGCACGAATTGGGGCATTGGCCGGCGGGAATCATGGTGGCCGTGGGCTTGTATCTGGTCGTTCGCCGATAG
- a CDS encoding phasin family protein, protein MAKVILKKKIDASTSALSDVKSYARKIWLAGLGAYAKVGQEGSDYFQELIKAGQTVEKKGKKAVTEKLEAANAEIDEAKSEVSSFKGRVEVQLDKVEKAFDTRVASALNRIGIPSKHDVETLSAKLDELTALLERVARKS, encoded by the coding sequence ATGGCCAAAGTAATTTTGAAGAAAAAAATCGACGCTTCGACTTCTGCTCTGAGCGACGTCAAATCCTATGCCCGCAAGATCTGGCTGGCAGGCCTGGGTGCCTACGCCAAGGTCGGCCAAGAGGGCAGCGATTACTTTCAAGAGTTGATTAAGGCTGGTCAAACTGTTGAAAAGAAAGGCAAAAAAGCCGTCACCGAAAAACTCGAAGCGGCCAACGCCGAGATCGATGAAGCCAAGAGCGAAGTGAGTTCTTTCAAAGGTCGTGTCGAAGTTCAACTCGACAAGGTCGAGAAAGCTTTCGACACCCGCGTAGCAAGCGCCTTGAATCGTATCGGCATTCCGTCTAAACATGACGTTGAGACACTCTCTGCTAAGCTCGATGAGCTGACGGCATTGCTCGAACGCGTCGCGCGTAAATCTTAA
- a CDS encoding polyhydroxyalkanoic acid system family protein, which translates to MAKITVERAHNLGKEAAREKADKLAQKLSEQYGLEPQWSGDTLNLKRSGVKGAVHVADDSIKVDVELGIMMSAMSGMIKAEIEKALDKALV; encoded by the coding sequence ATGGCCAAAATCACTGTTGAGCGTGCCCACAATCTGGGTAAGGAAGCCGCCCGCGAGAAGGCCGACAAGCTGGCGCAGAAACTCTCCGAGCAATATGGCCTGGAGCCGCAATGGTCCGGCGACACCCTGAACCTCAAGCGCTCGGGCGTGAAAGGTGCGGTGCATGTGGCGGACGATTCGATCAAGGTCGACGTGGAACTGGGCATCATGATGTCGGCCATGAGCGGCATGATCAAAGCCGAGATCGAAAAAGCCCTCGATAAAGCCCTGGTCTGA
- the phaZ gene encoding poly(3-hydroxyalkanoate) depolymerase — protein sequence MPQPFIFRTVDLDGQTLRTAVRPGKPHLTPLLIFNGIGANLELVFPFVAALDPDLEVIAFDVPGVGGSSTPNRPYRFPGLAKLTARMLDYLDYGQVNVIGVSWGGALAQQFAYDYPERCKKLVLAATAAGAVMVPGKPKVLWMMASPRRYIQPSHVIRIAPLIYGGSFRRDPTLAASHAAKVRSAGKLGYYWQLFAGLGWTSIHWLHKIHQPTLVLAGDDDPLIPLINMRMLAWRIPNAQLHIIDDGHLFLITRAEAVAPIIMKFLQEERQRAVMHPHPTPLGG from the coding sequence ATGCCGCAACCGTTCATATTCCGTACCGTCGATCTGGATGGCCAGACCCTCCGCACGGCGGTACGCCCCGGCAAGCCTCACTTGACGCCCTTGCTGATTTTCAACGGCATCGGCGCCAACCTGGAGCTGGTGTTTCCGTTTGTCGCGGCGCTGGACCCGGATCTGGAAGTGATCGCCTTCGACGTGCCCGGTGTCGGCGGTTCCTCGACGCCGAACCGGCCGTACCGCTTTCCCGGGCTGGCCAAGCTCACCGCGCGGATGCTCGATTACCTCGACTACGGTCAGGTCAACGTGATCGGCGTGTCGTGGGGCGGTGCGCTCGCGCAGCAGTTCGCCTACGACTACCCCGAGCGCTGCAAGAAACTGGTGTTGGCGGCGACCGCTGCCGGTGCGGTGATGGTGCCGGGCAAACCGAAAGTGCTGTGGATGATGGCCAGTCCCCGGCGCTACATTCAGCCTTCCCATGTGATCCGCATCGCCCCGCTGATCTACGGCGGCTCGTTCCGCCGCGATCCGACCCTGGCCGCCAGCCACGCGGCGAAAGTGCGTTCGGCGGGCAAGCTCGGTTACTACTGGCAACTGTTCGCCGGCCTCGGCTGGACCAGCATTCATTGGCTGCACAAGATCCATCAGCCGACGCTGGTGCTGGCCGGCGATGACGATCCGCTGATCCCGCTGATCAACATGCGCATGCTCGCCTGGCGCATTCCCAACGCCCAACTGCACATCATCGACGACGGTCATCTGTTCCTGATTACCCGCGCCGAAGCGGTGGCGCCGATCATCATGAAATTCCTCCAGGAGGAACGTCAGCGCGCGGTGATGCACCCGCATCCGACACCGCTGGGCGGTTAA
- a CDS encoding phasin family protein has product MAGKKNTDKEGSSWIGKVEDYSRKIWLAGLGVYSKIDTDGSKLFDTLVKDGEKAEKLTKSAVGKKVDAAKDSASSAKSRISGVKDRALGKWDELEGAFDKRLNSAISRLGVPSRNEVKALNSKVDTLTKQIEKLTGLKAQPVAAKTAAAKPAAKTAAAKPAAKSAAKPLAKAAAKPAAKAAAKPAAKTAAAKPAKAAAKPVAAKAAAKPAAKPAAKTAAKPAAKPAAKTAAAKPAAKPAAKPAAAKKPAVKKPAAPKAAALKPAAPAAAKPATPAAPVSASNSAAAPTPAATPTAVSTPSTPTSQS; this is encoded by the coding sequence ATGGCTGGTAAAAAGAACACCGATAAAGAAGGCAGCTCGTGGATCGGGAAAGTCGAAGACTACTCCCGCAAGATCTGGCTGGCTGGTTTAGGCGTGTACTCGAAGATCGACACTGACGGCAGCAAGCTCTTCGATACATTGGTCAAAGACGGCGAGAAAGCCGAGAAGCTCACCAAGTCCGCAGTCGGCAAAAAAGTCGATGCCGCCAAGGACTCCGCTTCTTCGGCCAAGTCGCGCATCAGCGGCGTGAAAGATCGCGCACTGGGCAAGTGGGACGAGCTGGAAGGGGCTTTCGACAAGCGCCTGAACAGTGCGATCTCGCGCCTCGGTGTACCGAGCCGCAATGAAGTCAAAGCGCTCAATAGCAAGGTCGACACACTGACCAAACAGATCGAAAAACTCACCGGTCTGAAGGCTCAACCTGTGGCGGCGAAAACCGCTGCGGCAAAACCGGCAGCGAAAACTGCGGCGGCCAAACCAGCGGCAAAATCCGCTGCCAAGCCTCTGGCCAAAGCGGCGGCTAAACCCGCAGCAAAAGCAGCGGCCAAGCCTGCAGCAAAAACCGCAGCGGCCAAGCCAGCCAAAGCAGCCGCCAAACCGGTTGCCGCCAAAGCCGCAGCCAAACCGGCAGCAAAACCTGCGGCCAAAACTGCAGCGAAACCAGCCGCAAAGCCAGCCGCGAAAACCGCGGCCGCCAAACCGGCTGCCAAGCCAGCAGCGAAACCGGCTGCAGCTAAAAAACCGGCAGTGAAAAAACCGGCCGCGCCGAAAGCCGCAGCGCTGAAGCCAGCAGCACCTGCTGCAGCCAAGCCGGCTACCCCGGCAGCTCCGGTGAGCGCGTCGAACTCCGCCGCCGCACCGACTCCGGCGGCCACCCCGACTGCTGTATCGACGCCGTCGACGCCAACCAGTCAGTCCTGA
- the ubiE gene encoding bifunctional demethylmenaquinone methyltransferase/2-methoxy-6-polyprenyl-1,4-benzoquinol methylase UbiE yields MTDQRKGSDAEPTTHFGFKNVPESQKAEKVAEVFHSVAAKYDLMNDLLSGGMHRLWKRFAIELSGVRSGNRVLDIAGGTGDLTKKFSHLVGPTGQVVLADINESMLKVGRDRLLDLGVAGNVEFVQADAEKLPFPDNHFDCVTIAFGLRNVTHKEDALRSMLRVLKPGGRLLVLEFSKPTNALMSKAYDAYSFAFMPLMGKLITNDSESYRYLAESIRMHPNQETLKSMMVDAGFDRVTYHNMTAGIVALHRGIKP; encoded by the coding sequence ATGACTGATCAGCGCAAAGGCAGCGATGCCGAACCCACCACTCACTTCGGCTTCAAAAACGTTCCGGAAAGCCAGAAAGCGGAAAAAGTCGCTGAGGTTTTCCACTCGGTAGCCGCCAAGTACGACCTGATGAATGACCTTCTGTCGGGCGGCATGCACCGTCTGTGGAAGCGTTTCGCGATCGAATTGTCGGGCGTGCGCAGCGGTAACCGCGTGCTCGACATCGCCGGCGGTACCGGTGACCTGACCAAAAAGTTCTCGCACCTGGTCGGCCCGACCGGTCAGGTCGTTTTGGCCGACATCAACGAATCGATGCTCAAGGTCGGTCGTGACCGCCTGCTGGATCTGGGTGTCGCCGGCAACGTCGAATTCGTTCAGGCAGACGCAGAAAAACTGCCGTTCCCGGACAACCATTTCGATTGCGTGACCATCGCCTTCGGCCTGCGCAACGTGACGCATAAAGAAGACGCCCTGCGTTCGATGCTGCGCGTGCTCAAGCCCGGCGGACGCCTGCTGGTGCTGGAATTCTCCAAGCCGACCAACGCGCTGATGTCGAAAGCCTACGACGCCTACTCGTTCGCCTTCATGCCACTGATGGGCAAGCTGATCACCAACGACTCGGAAAGCTATCGCTACCTGGCCGAATCGATCCGCATGCACCCGAATCAGGAAACCCTGAAGTCGATGATGGTCGACGCCGGTTTTGACCGCGTGACCTATCACAACATGACCGCAGGCATCGTCGCCCTGCACCGTGGCATCAAGCCCTGA
- a CDS encoding TetR/AcrR family transcriptional regulator, with the protein MKTRDRILECALQLFNEKGEPNVSTMEVANEMGISPGNLYYHFHGKEPLILGLFERFQNELAPLLDPPSDVELAPEDYWLFLHLIVERLAQYRFLFQDLSNLAGRLPKLAKGIRHLLNALKRTLASLLARLKAAGQLVSDTQALGQLVEQITMTLLFSLDYQRILDREGEVRLVVYQIMMLVAPHLLPPVKVATERMALQYLEDHD; encoded by the coding sequence ATGAAAACCCGCGACCGGATTCTCGAATGTGCTTTGCAACTGTTCAACGAAAAGGGCGAGCCGAACGTCTCCACCATGGAGGTCGCCAACGAAATGGGGATCAGCCCGGGCAACCTCTACTACCACTTCCACGGCAAGGAACCGCTTATTCTCGGGTTGTTTGAACGCTTCCAGAATGAACTGGCGCCACTGCTCGATCCGCCCTCGGATGTGGAATTGGCGCCGGAGGATTACTGGCTGTTTCTGCATTTGATCGTCGAGCGGCTGGCGCAGTATCGGTTTCTGTTTCAGGACCTGTCGAACTTGGCTGGACGGTTGCCGAAACTGGCCAAGGGCATTCGACATTTGCTCAATGCGCTGAAGCGCACGCTGGCGTCGTTACTGGCGCGATTGAAGGCTGCGGGGCAGTTGGTCAGTGATACGCAGGCGTTGGGGCAGTTGGTGGAGCAGATCACCATGACGTTGCTGTTTTCGCTGGATTATCAGCGGATCCTTGATCGTGAAGGGGAGGTCAGGCTGGTGGTTTATCAGATCATGATGCTGGTGGCGCCGCATTTGCTGCCGCCGGTTAAGGTCGCCACGGAGCGGATGGCTCTTCAGTATCTTGAAGACCATGACTGA
- the phaC gene encoding class II poly(R)-hydroxyalkanoic acid synthase — MRDKPATGVVPSPAVFINAQSAITGLRGRDLISTLRSVAAHGLRNPIHSAKHALKLGGQLGRVLLGETLHPTNTNDSRFADPAWSLNPFYRRSLQAYLAWQKQVKSWIDESNMSDDDRARAHFAFTLLNDAVAPSNTLLNPLAVKELFNSGGHSLVRGLSHLFDDLLHNDGLPRQVTKQAFEVGKTVATTTGSVVFRNEMLELIQYKPMSEKQYAKPLLVVPPQINKYYIFDLSPHNSFVQYALKNGLQTFMISWRNPDVRHREWGLSTYVEAVEEAMNICRAITGAREVNLMGACAGGLTIAALQGHLQAKRQLRRVSSATYLVSLLDSQIETPATLFADEQTLEAAKRRSYQKGVLDGRDMARIFAWMRPNDLIWSYFVNNYLLGKEPPAFDILYWNNDNTRLPAAFHGDLLDFFKHNPLTHPGGLEVCGTPIDLQKVTVDSFSVAGMNDHITPWDAVYRSTLLLGGERRFVLSNSGHVQSILNPPSNAKAAYVENGKMSSDPRAWYYDGKHVDGSWWPQWLEWIQHRSGAQHETSFTLGNPNYPPMEAAPGTYVRVR; from the coding sequence ATGCGCGACAAACCAGCGACGGGCGTAGTGCCCAGCCCCGCCGTGTTCATCAATGCACAAAGTGCGATTACCGGCTTGCGTGGGCGGGATTTGATTTCGACCTTGCGCAGTGTCGCCGCCCACGGTCTGCGCAACCCGATCCACAGTGCGAAGCATGCCTTGAAACTCGGCGGCCAATTGGGCCGCGTATTGCTCGGCGAGACCCTGCACCCAACCAACACGAACGACAGCCGTTTCGCCGATCCGGCGTGGAGCCTGAACCCGTTTTACCGGCGCAGCCTGCAGGCCTATCTGGCCTGGCAGAAGCAGGTCAAAAGCTGGATCGATGAAAGCAACATGAGCGATGACGATCGCGCCCGCGCGCACTTCGCCTTCACCCTGCTCAACGACGCCGTGGCGCCGTCCAACACCCTGCTCAATCCGCTGGCGGTCAAGGAGCTGTTCAACTCCGGTGGACACAGCCTGGTGCGCGGCCTCAGCCATTTATTCGATGACTTGCTGCACAACGACGGCCTGCCGCGCCAAGTGACCAAACAGGCTTTCGAGGTCGGCAAGACCGTCGCCACCACCACCGGTTCGGTGGTGTTTCGCAACGAGATGCTGGAGCTGATCCAGTACAAACCGATGAGCGAAAAACAGTACGCCAAACCACTGTTGGTGGTGCCGCCGCAAATCAACAAGTACTACATTTTCGACCTGAGCCCGCACAACAGCTTCGTCCAGTACGCCCTGAAGAACGGCTTGCAGACCTTCATGATCAGCTGGCGCAACCCGGATGTACGCCATCGCGAATGGGGCCTGTCGACCTACGTCGAAGCGGTGGAGGAAGCGATGAACATCTGCCGGGCGATCACCGGTGCCCGCGAGGTCAACCTGATGGGCGCCTGCGCAGGCGGGCTGACCATCGCCGCCCTGCAAGGCCACCTGCAGGCCAAGCGGCAGCTGCGCCGGGTCTCCAGCGCGACCTATCTGGTCAGCCTGCTCGACAGCCAGATCGAAACCCCGGCCACGCTGTTCGCCGACGAACAAACCCTCGAAGCCGCCAAGCGCCGTTCCTATCAGAAAGGCGTGCTCGACGGTCGCGACATGGCCAGGATCTTCGCCTGGATGCGTCCCAATGATTTGATCTGGAGCTACTTCGTCAACAACTACCTGTTGGGCAAAGAGCCACCGGCCTTCGACATCCTCTACTGGAACAACGACAACACCCGCCTGCCGGCGGCATTTCACGGTGACCTGCTGGACTTCTTCAAGCACAACCCACTGACCCATCCGGGTGGTCTGGAGGTTTGCGGCACGCCCATCGATCTGCAGAAAGTCACCGTCGACAGCTTCAGCGTCGCCGGCATGAACGACCACATCACCCCGTGGGATGCGGTGTATCGCTCGACCCTGCTACTCGGTGGCGAGCGGCGTTTCGTGCTGTCCAACAGCGGCCATGTGCAGAGCATCCTCAACCCACCAAGCAACGCGAAAGCCGCGTACGTCGAGAACGGCAAAATGAGCAGCGACCCGCGCGCCTGGTATTACGACGGCAAGCACGTCGATGGCAGTTGGTGGCCGCAGTGGCTGGAGTGGATTCAGCATCGCTCCGGCGCCCAGCACGAAACCTCGTTCACCCTCGGCAATCCGAACTATCCACCGATGGAGGCAGCGCCCGGTACTTACGTGCGTGTGCGCTGA